In a single window of the Gossypium hirsutum isolate 1008001.06 chromosome A13, Gossypium_hirsutum_v2.1, whole genome shotgun sequence genome:
- the LOC121212196 gene encoding COBRA-like protein 6, producing the protein MGVMKINPFYFVVQISFDVISSFIIFFLLSSVSPSYGYDPLDPHGNITIKWDLLQSNPGSNDVKVSILNFQLYRHIEQPGWKMGWDWTGDEVIWAMQGAEATEQGNCSRFKGGQLPHCCEKSPFIVDLLPGAPYNMQTTNCCKGGILSSMIQDPSKFGAVFQMSTSAATNESGFHMPENFTIGVPGYTCAKPVQVAPSKYSSDGGRRWTQALGTWNVTCMYSQFLASTSPKCCVSLSAFYNSTIVPCPKCSCSCQGLPGAKCVKFGETPSLLRQIKDLNRESPSFVRCSQHMCPIRVHWHVKQSYTHYWRVKITVNNLNILKNYSQWNLVALHPNLKSLIQVFSFNYEPLNQYGQINDTGMFWGIEYYNDMLLQEGESGNVQTEMLLLKDPDMFTFREGWGFPRRILFNGDECVMPPPDQYPRLPNTAQLGAQLSFSTILFLLWLLILCAE; encoded by the exons ATGGGAGTTATGAAAATCAACCCTTTTTACTTTGTTGTTCAAATATCATTTGATGTTATCTCATCTTTCATCATCTTCTTTCTGTTGAGCTCAGTTTCACCCTCAT ATGGATATGATCCTTTGGATCCTCATGGAAACATAACAATCAAATGGGATCTGTTGCAATCAAATCCTGGCTCTAATGAT GTGAAGGTATCAATACTTAATTTCCAACTATATCGCCACATAGAGCAGCCTGGGTGGAAAATGGGATGGGATTGGACCGGTGATGAGGTGATTTGGGCCATGCAAGGAGCTGAAGCTACTGAGCAAGGCAACTGCTCAAGGTTCAAAGGTGGCCAATTGCCTCATTGTTGTGAAAAAAGCCCTTTCATTGTTGACCTTTTACCTGGAGCCCCATATAACATGCAAACTACTAATTGTTGCAAAGGAGGCATCTTATCATCCATGATCCAAGACCCATCTAAGTTCGGTGCAGTCTTTCAGATGAGTACCAGTGCCGCTACCAATGAATCCGGCTTCCATATGCCCGAaaatttcactattggagttccgGGATATACCTGTGCAAAACCGGTTCAGGTTGCACCGAGTAAGTATAGTTCGGATGGAGGTCGTCGGTGGACACAAGCTCTTG GGACATGGAATGTGACATGTATGTACTCACAATTTTTGGCATCTACTTCTCCAAAGTGCTGTGTGTCCTTATCTGCATTCTACAATAGCACCATTGTTCCTTGTCCGAAGTGCAGCTGCAGCTGCCAAGGATTACCTGGAGCAAAATGTGTAAA ATTTGGTGAAACACCGTCGTTGTTGCGACAAATAAAAGATTTGAACCGGGAGTCACCATCTTTTGTGAGGTGCTCGCAGCATATGTGCCCAATTCGAGTTCATTGGCATGTGAAACAAAGTTACACACACTATTGGAGGGTGAAGATAACTGTGAATAATCTGAATATCTTGAAGAATTACAGCCAGTGGAACTTGGTGGCATTGCACCCCAACTTGAAAAGCTTGATACAAGTTTTCAGCTTCAACTATGAACCACTTAACCAATATGGCCAGATCA ATGATACAGGGATGTTTTGGGGGATTGAGTATTACAATGACATGCTGCTGCAGGAAGGTGAAAGTGGAAATGTTCAAACAGAAATGTTGCTACTCAAAGATCCAGATATGTTCACTTTCAGAGAAGGATGGGGTTTCCCTAGAAGGATTCTTTTTAATGGCGATGAATGCGTTATGCCCCCTCCTGATCAGTACCCCAGGCTGCCTAATACTGCACAACTTGGTGCCCAATTGAGCTTTTCTACCATCCTTTTCCTTTTGTGGCTGCTAATATTATGTGCTGAGTAG